One part of the Vibrio palustris genome encodes these proteins:
- a CDS encoding NupC/NupG family nucleoside CNT transporter, with protein sequence MQSMLHFCLAIVVIFALALIVSYDRKQIKIRYIIQLVVIEILLAWFLLNSKAGIVAVSSFAGLFDELMKFAGQGTEFVFGNMSKQGLAYVFLNVLCPIIFISALIGILQHFRILPWVIRIVGTVLSKINGMGKLESFNAVSSLLLGQSENFIAYKGILGQQSPRRMYTMAATAMSTVSMSIVGAYMSMIEPRYVVVALVLNMFSTFILLLIINPYDASEEPEPELSALHEKQSFFEMLGDYILAGFRVAMIVAAMLIGFIALIAALNALFSAVFGISFQELMGYVFYPLAWIIGISGQDALHAGSIMATKLVSNEFVAMLQLKDIAEQFAPRSLGILSVFLVSFANFASIGIVAGAIKGVDEKQSNVVSRFGFRLVYGSTLVSLLSAAIAGLVL encoded by the coding sequence ATGCAATCCATGTTACATTTTTGCTTAGCTATTGTGGTGATTTTCGCTCTAGCTCTCATCGTTAGTTACGATCGTAAACAGATTAAAATTCGTTATATCATTCAGTTAGTCGTCATTGAAATATTGTTAGCATGGTTCTTACTGAACTCAAAAGCTGGCATTGTTGCGGTTTCTTCATTTGCCGGTCTGTTCGATGAATTGATGAAATTCGCCGGGCAAGGCACTGAATTCGTCTTCGGTAACATGAGCAAGCAAGGCCTAGCTTATGTGTTCTTAAACGTCTTATGCCCTATCATTTTTATCTCAGCATTAATTGGTATTTTGCAACATTTCCGTATTCTACCTTGGGTTATTCGCATTGTGGGTACTGTGTTATCAAAAATAAACGGAATGGGCAAACTCGAATCTTTTAATGCAGTAAGTTCATTACTGCTGGGTCAATCTGAAAACTTCATTGCCTACAAAGGTATTTTGGGGCAACAATCACCGCGCCGGATGTACACCATGGCGGCCACCGCGATGTCGACCGTTTCGATGTCGATTGTCGGGGCTTACATGTCAATGATTGAACCTCGTTATGTGGTGGTAGCACTGGTTTTGAATATGTTCAGCACGTTCATTTTGTTATTGATCATCAACCCATATGATGCGAGTGAAGAGCCAGAACCGGAACTCAGCGCTCTGCACGAAAAACAAAGCTTCTTTGAAATGTTGGGGGATTATATCCTCGCGGGTTTCCGTGTCGCGATGATCGTCGCAGCGATGTTGATAGGCTTTATTGCCTTAATTGCAGCATTGAACGCCCTATTCTCTGCCGTGTTTGGCATTAGTTTCCAAGAATTGATGGGCTATGTCTTCTATCCGTTAGCTTGGATTATCGGTATTTCCGGACAAGATGCACTGCACGCGGGCAGTATTATGGCGACCAAACTTGTTTCCAACGAGTTTGTTGCAATGCTGCAACTCAAAGATATTGCTGAGCAATTTGCCCCGCGTAGCCTAGGTATTTTATCCGTCTTTCTCGTCTCTTTTGCCAACTTTGCCTCGATTGGGATTGTTGCCGGTGCCATCAAAGGCGTGGATGAAAAACAAAGTAACGTGGTTTCTCGTTTCGGTTTCCGCCTCGTCTATGGTTCCACCCTAGTCAGCTTACTCTCTGCGGCCATAGCAGGCTTGGTGCTGTAA
- a CDS encoding TRAP transporter large permease has translation MDIVFTAAAVIALIFIVLGLGVWVFSGLAIVALLSLVVIGDVSFHRSGVILSRILFRAGNSWELSAIPLFILMGELIFRSDISDRLFKGLEPWTKKLPGGILHTNVFGCALFAAVSGSSAATTATVGKITTTELKKRGYDRRLSIGSLAGAGSLGLLIPPSLVMIVYGIQSEVSISKLFMAGILPGVLIATLYSGYLIARALINPSLCPPDSTQSISKLRSITLLLPVISLIVIVMGAIYTGIATPSEAAAVGVFATLLILLKERQLTFAMIKDALTATLLSSTMVCSILVSAALLSTAMGFLHLPSDLAQYIASLDLSPAWLLFTLAIFYVVLGLFLDGISITVMSLPITLPIVVQAGFDPIWFGVFLVILIELGQITPPVGFNLFVLQGLTGEKIGQVAKAAFPFFILMCTAALILCLVPEIALWLPTALSPPT, from the coding sequence ATGGATATTGTCTTCACTGCCGCCGCCGTTATCGCACTTATTTTTATCGTGCTTGGACTAGGCGTTTGGGTCTTTTCTGGCCTCGCGATTGTCGCCCTGCTTTCTTTAGTTGTGATTGGTGATGTGAGCTTTCATCGCTCAGGGGTCATTCTGAGCCGGATCCTCTTTCGAGCCGGCAATTCATGGGAGCTCTCAGCTATCCCTTTATTTATTTTAATGGGCGAGCTTATTTTTCGTTCTGATATTTCCGATCGGCTTTTTAAGGGCCTAGAGCCTTGGACGAAAAAGCTCCCCGGCGGGATCTTACATACCAATGTGTTTGGTTGTGCGCTGTTTGCTGCAGTCAGTGGGTCAAGTGCGGCGACAACCGCGACTGTAGGTAAAATTACCACCACTGAACTTAAAAAACGCGGCTATGATCGCCGTTTATCGATCGGGTCATTAGCCGGTGCCGGGAGTTTAGGGCTACTTATCCCACCATCGTTGGTGATGATCGTCTATGGTATCCAATCCGAAGTTTCAATCAGCAAGCTATTTATGGCTGGCATCTTACCCGGCGTTTTAATTGCCACGCTTTACTCTGGCTATTTAATTGCACGCGCTTTAATCAACCCGTCATTATGCCCACCAGACAGTACACAATCGATCAGTAAACTCAGAAGCATTACTTTACTGCTCCCTGTCATTTCTTTGATCGTGATTGTAATGGGGGCAATTTATACCGGAATTGCCACCCCGTCCGAAGCCGCCGCAGTGGGTGTTTTTGCCACCTTGTTGATTTTATTAAAAGAACGCCAGCTAACTTTCGCGATGATTAAAGACGCGCTAACGGCAACATTATTAAGCTCGACTATGGTGTGCAGCATATTGGTCTCAGCGGCATTACTCTCGACCGCGATGGGCTTTTTACACCTACCTTCTGATCTTGCTCAGTACATTGCGAGCTTAGACTTATCTCCTGCTTGGCTGCTGTTTACTCTAGCCATTTTCTACGTGGTGCTAGGGTTATTTCTCGATGGTATTTCGATTACCGTAATGAGTTTGCCCATTACGCTACCGATTGTGGTACAAGCGGGGTTTGATCCGATTTGGTTTGGGGTATTTCTCGTTATCTTAATCGAGCTTGGGCAAATCACCCCACCGGTGGGATTCAATCTCTTTGTGCTACAAGGACTAACCGGAGAGAAAATCGGCCAAGTGGCAAAAGCCGCTTTTCCCTTCTTTATCCTCATGTGCACAGCGGCACTGATTTTATGTTTAGTGCCTGAGATTGCCTTGTGGCTACCCACGGCTCTGTCACCACCAACTTAG
- a CDS encoding TRAP transporter small permease subunit, with protein sequence MPIRLITALSRQLNKLSGALAMLLIVYVLGHILLEIVLRLCGESTYVLDEFVGYAVATITFLGLGYSLERNSLIKVNILSDRLPERFHWILDFVVSALSFVVFTWISYYWYINTLRSLKRGTTSSSIAETPLWIPESMVLVGLGLLCLTLFVRMLQLVSTRRVPHVEHT encoded by the coding sequence ATGCCAATCCGACTGATTACTGCACTGTCCAGACAACTTAATAAGTTGTCTGGCGCGCTCGCCATGCTGTTAATCGTATATGTGCTGGGCCATATTTTGCTCGAAATCGTTTTACGCTTATGTGGTGAATCCACGTATGTGTTAGATGAATTCGTCGGTTATGCGGTCGCAACGATCACGTTTTTAGGGCTAGGTTACAGTTTAGAGCGTAATAGCTTAATTAAGGTGAATATCCTGAGCGATCGATTACCTGAGCGTTTTCATTGGATACTCGATTTCGTGGTCTCTGCCCTATCGTTTGTGGTGTTCACTTGGATTTCCTACTACTGGTACATTAATACCCTACGCAGCTTAAAACGTGGCACCACCAGCTCATCGATTGCGGAAACCCCGCTCTGGATCCCCGAATCTATGGTGTTGGTTGGTCTTGGTTTACTGTGCTTGACTCTCTTTGTGCGAATGCTGCAACTGGTTTCCACACGCCGTGTGCCGCATGTTGAGCATACTTAA
- a CDS encoding TRAP transporter substrate-binding protein, with protein MRKYGLIALSAVLLHTPAAFSAAKLDFSNEYNASSIHAQGDQYFIDQVSKLSKGDVDITLHTGGSLGFKSADNFYAVADDAVQIADTLAGSMSGIDPLFLVSSLPFLVENEDQAKRLYEITKPYYEQVFADNNQILLYASPWPASGIWSKTPVTNKQELAHLKIRTYDKNGTLTLREAGAEPVKLSWADVVPQLSTGGIKAVLTSADAGASGKFWEHLNHYSAIQYAIPLNMVHMNKDEFDDLSKADQQAILKAAALTDKHNWKTVKQRVAHNYKELAQHKVTIHQDLPQPFIRWLQASAKPSLKAWLKDTGQTGQAIMKKFESGQ; from the coding sequence ATGCGCAAATACGGACTTATTGCACTCTCAGCGGTACTTTTACACACGCCGGCCGCTTTTTCAGCCGCCAAACTGGATTTCTCCAATGAATACAACGCATCGTCTATCCACGCTCAAGGCGATCAATATTTTATTGACCAAGTGTCTAAATTAAGTAAAGGCGATGTGGATATTACCTTGCACACCGGTGGCTCCTTGGGTTTTAAATCCGCTGATAACTTTTACGCCGTCGCAGACGATGCGGTACAAATTGCTGATACTTTAGCTGGTAGTATGTCGGGGATTGATCCGCTCTTTCTTGTCTCATCACTGCCTTTTTTAGTCGAAAATGAAGATCAAGCAAAGCGTCTTTATGAAATAACCAAACCTTACTATGAACAAGTTTTTGCCGATAATAATCAGATCTTATTATACGCCTCACCTTGGCCTGCCAGTGGTATTTGGTCTAAAACGCCAGTCACCAACAAACAAGAATTAGCGCATTTAAAAATCCGCACTTATGATAAAAACGGCACGCTCACCTTACGTGAAGCAGGGGCAGAGCCTGTTAAGCTATCCTGGGCCGATGTGGTTCCGCAGCTATCAACGGGAGGGATTAAAGCCGTACTAACCTCGGCAGATGCAGGGGCAAGCGGTAAATTTTGGGAGCATCTTAATCACTACAGCGCTATCCAATACGCCATCCCGCTCAATATGGTACACATGAACAAAGATGAGTTTGATGACTTATCCAAAGCGGATCAACAAGCGATTCTAAAAGCCGCCGCATTAACCGATAAGCATAACTGGAAAACCGTCAAACAACGTGTGGCGCATAACTATAAAGAGCTCGCTCAGCATAAAGTAACGATTCACCAAGACCTTCCTCAACCGTTTATTCGCTGGCTACAAGCCTCTGCCAAACCCTCGCTTAAAGCATGGCTAAAAGACACCGGCCAAACCGGCCAAGCGATCATGAAAAAATTTGAGAGCGGTCAATAA
- a CDS encoding DUF1244 domain-containing protein, producing MAQFKYKQLTQEQQDKLDAAAFRRLLAHLDDNKDVQNIDLMALAGFCRNCFSKWYAAEAEQLGVDLDLDDARERVYGMTYEEWKANHQPKATPEQLAAFEARQAKKG from the coding sequence GTGGCACAATTTAAATACAAGCAACTGACCCAAGAACAACAAGATAAGCTTGATGCTGCGGCATTTCGCCGCTTATTGGCGCATTTAGATGACAATAAAGATGTACAAAATATCGATTTGATGGCTTTGGCTGGTTTCTGCCGTAATTGTTTTAGTAAATGGTATGCTGCAGAAGCAGAGCAATTGGGCGTCGATCTTGACTTGGATGATGCACGCGAACGTGTTTATGGTATGACTTATGAGGAGTGGAAAGCTAACCATCAGCCTAAAGCGACTCCAGAACAATTGGCGGCATTCGAAGCTCGTCAAGCTAAAAAGGGTTAA
- the zigA gene encoding zinc metallochaperone GTPase ZigA, whose translation MSQKKISVTVLSGFLGAGKTTLLSHILNNRQGKRVAVIVNDMSDINIDSSTVKNDVSLNHKEEKLVEMSNGCICCTLREDLLVEVTQLAKNGDFDNLVIESTGISEPLPVAETFTFADDDGVSLSDVATLDTMVTVVDAVNFLHDYEAANSLQEVGESLGEEDHRSVADLLIDQIEFADVILMSKTDLVSVEAVERLQAMLRTLNTDARIIAMQNGQVDISEVLDTGLFNFERAQQAPGWLKELRGEHIPETEEYGISSFTYQARRPFHPEKFYEFLHNTTRYGKLIRSKGYFWLASRPEFAGQWNQAGGIAHYGFAGMFWKALPKDQWPTEPDYLAAIQEHWVEPFGDMRQELVFIGQGLDKHAMLQALDDCLLSESEVLAGKGFWQTLPDPFVEWEVEE comes from the coding sequence ATGAGTCAGAAAAAGATCTCTGTAACGGTGCTTTCCGGCTTTTTGGGCGCGGGAAAAACGACACTATTAAGTCATATCCTCAATAACCGCCAAGGCAAGCGAGTGGCGGTTATTGTTAATGATATGAGTGACATTAATATTGATTCATCAACGGTAAAAAACGACGTATCGTTAAATCACAAAGAAGAAAAATTAGTGGAAATGAGCAATGGCTGTATATGTTGCACATTACGCGAAGATTTGTTGGTAGAAGTCACTCAATTGGCTAAAAATGGGGATTTTGACAATCTTGTTATTGAGTCGACGGGGATTTCTGAACCCTTGCCTGTAGCAGAGACCTTTACGTTTGCCGATGATGATGGTGTATCACTCTCTGATGTCGCGACATTAGACACGATGGTGACCGTTGTCGACGCGGTTAACTTTTTACACGATTATGAAGCTGCCAACTCTCTTCAGGAAGTGGGAGAAAGTTTAGGTGAAGAAGACCATCGCAGTGTGGCTGATCTGTTGATCGATCAAATTGAGTTTGCAGACGTTATTTTAATGAGTAAAACCGATTTGGTCAGCGTTGAGGCAGTCGAACGCTTGCAAGCCATGCTCAGAACCTTAAATACGGATGCACGCATTATAGCTATGCAAAACGGGCAAGTGGATATCTCTGAGGTGTTGGATACTGGTTTGTTTAACTTCGAGCGCGCGCAACAAGCTCCAGGATGGCTCAAAGAGCTAAGAGGTGAGCACATACCAGAGACTGAAGAATATGGTATCAGTAGTTTTACGTATCAGGCTCGGCGTCCATTTCATCCCGAGAAATTTTATGAGTTTCTGCATAACACGACGCGTTACGGAAAATTAATTCGCTCGAAAGGTTACTTTTGGTTAGCTTCTCGTCCTGAATTTGCAGGGCAATGGAACCAAGCTGGTGGCATCGCTCATTATGGTTTTGCTGGTATGTTTTGGAAGGCGCTACCGAAAGATCAGTGGCCAACAGAACCGGATTACTTGGCGGCTATCCAAGAACATTGGGTTGAACCATTTGGAGATATGCGCCAAGAGCTAGTCTTTATTGGCCAAGGATTAGATAAACACGCCATGCTACAAGCACTCGATGACTGTTTGCTGTCAGAATCAGAGGTGTTGGCGGGGAAAGGTTTTTGGCAAACCCTGCCCGATCCTTTTGTCGAGTGGGAGGTAGAGGAATGA
- a CDS encoding MFS transporter codes for MAYRYRIALIFLLGFFIDCINIFMSAIALPDIAQELSISESSVAWVANSYILGLTLIIPISHWLASKFGARQTMTASMLIFSLGALCSGMTNGFYSLVFFRFLQGVGGGLLIPVGQALTFNLFKNKERTNISTLIMSVALIAPTLSPSIGGIIVDHASWRWVFLGNIPFSLLTAVLAACWIHSETKKALTPDIKGLVFVSTSLATLLIGLSIYANASSKLLPLLFLIAGLGFSVLYIRHYRKTTHAIVDLSVLKNTHMRFSVLVYLAVPGVFTGVNLLNIFFLQEVLGWSAQKTGMLMMLYGAGSFVAIIVGGRIYNRIGARTLFLFGMLAHSAGIAVLFFVGHRFNIPLLIIAYLLMGLGGGVSANTAQTTAMMDFDDATLTKASAVWNLNRQMSFSLGAAFFTLLFNVLQHYTNDMSAYQLTFLLAAFIGLTPLFVIKQLNRNPNKDISSCYPKKN; via the coding sequence ATGGCTTACCGTTATCGTATCGCGCTAATTTTCTTGCTCGGATTTTTCATTGATTGTATTAATATTTTTATGTCAGCGATAGCGCTGCCCGATATCGCGCAAGAGTTATCTATATCAGAATCGAGCGTAGCTTGGGTTGCCAATAGTTACATTTTAGGCTTAACGCTGATTATTCCGATCAGTCATTGGTTAGCGAGTAAGTTTGGGGCAAGGCAAACAATGACCGCCTCGATGCTTATTTTCTCGCTCGGCGCATTGTGCTCAGGTATGACTAATGGCTTTTACTCACTCGTCTTTTTTCGCTTCCTCCAAGGCGTAGGAGGCGGTTTGCTGATACCGGTAGGCCAAGCGCTGACATTTAATTTATTTAAGAATAAAGAAAGAACCAACATATCCACCCTCATCATGAGTGTGGCCTTAATTGCTCCAACGCTTTCACCAAGTATCGGCGGCATCATTGTTGATCATGCCTCTTGGCGCTGGGTTTTTCTCGGTAATATTCCTTTTAGTTTACTCACGGCAGTACTCGCGGCCTGTTGGATCCACTCTGAAACCAAAAAAGCGCTAACGCCGGACATCAAAGGACTTGTGTTTGTCAGCACGTCACTTGCAACCTTGCTGATTGGTCTTTCCATTTATGCGAATGCCAGCTCAAAACTTCTGCCGCTGTTGTTTCTCATTGCAGGGCTCGGGTTTAGCGTTCTCTATATACGCCATTATCGCAAAACGACCCATGCGATTGTTGATTTGAGCGTATTAAAAAATACCCATATGCGCTTTTCTGTCTTGGTCTATTTAGCGGTGCCGGGGGTGTTTACCGGAGTAAATTTACTCAATATCTTTTTTCTGCAAGAAGTGTTGGGTTGGTCTGCGCAAAAAACGGGAATGTTAATGATGCTGTATGGCGCTGGCTCATTTGTGGCGATTATCGTCGGTGGCCGGATCTATAATCGTATTGGCGCTCGCACGCTATTCTTGTTTGGTATGTTGGCGCATTCTGCCGGTATTGCCGTGTTATTTTTTGTTGGTCACCGTTTTAATATACCGCTACTTATTATTGCCTATCTATTAATGGGCCTAGGGGGCGGTGTCAGCGCGAATACAGCACAAACCACCGCAATGATGGACTTTGACGACGCTACCTTAACTAAGGCCAGCGCAGTTTGGAACCTCAACCGTCAGATGTCATTTAGCCTTGGCGCCGCTTTTTTCACTCTTTTGTTCAATGTATTGCAGCACTACACCAATGATATGTCGGCGTATCAACTGACATTTCTACTTGCTGCCTTTATTGGCCTCACCCCTTTATTTGTCATAAAACAACTTAACCGCAATCCAAACAAGGACATATCATCATGTTATCCGAAAAAGAATTAA
- a CDS encoding LysR family transcriptional regulator: MFNNIKRIHTFITVVNSGSFTKAADQLFMSKAMVSVHIKSLEDSLNVPLLIRNSRGFIMTEAGELLYHDFQTIFSDIHSSLGNVVEKHHSLSGHLRVSSTVEFGEVFLIPLIGEFCHAHPELNISFHADSSLNKLVNDNIDLAVRLGTLEDSALKSRKLGRFSIRMVCSAKWLAQNPLSSLEDLKTAPWIANSNIKNAHHWTLRHSDGQTFQLKFSAKFSANSSIAIRSMVQADLGIAILPEWLIKEQLQSGECVELFPDWCLPKQDINVVFTGDHRVRRHCRALIDYLVEHTDF, from the coding sequence ATGTTTAATAACATTAAACGTATTCATACGTTTATCACGGTCGTGAACAGTGGCTCTTTTACTAAAGCCGCGGACCAGCTATTTATGAGTAAGGCTATGGTCAGTGTTCATATTAAATCGTTAGAAGACTCCCTTAATGTTCCACTGCTTATTCGTAACTCGCGCGGTTTTATTATGACCGAGGCGGGAGAGCTGCTTTATCATGATTTTCAAACGATCTTCTCGGATATTCACTCTTCCTTAGGAAATGTGGTTGAAAAGCATCATTCGCTCAGCGGGCATTTAAGAGTGTCCTCGACTGTCGAATTTGGCGAAGTATTCCTTATTCCGCTGATCGGCGAGTTTTGTCATGCTCATCCAGAGCTTAATATCAGCTTTCATGCTGATTCATCGCTTAATAAATTAGTCAATGACAACATTGATTTGGCCGTGAGGCTAGGGACGCTTGAGGATTCTGCTCTCAAAAGCCGTAAGCTTGGCCGCTTCTCGATTAGAATGGTGTGCTCGGCTAAGTGGTTAGCACAAAACCCGTTATCCTCATTAGAGGATTTAAAAACGGCGCCGTGGATTGCCAACAGTAATATTAAAAACGCCCATCACTGGACGTTACGCCATAGCGATGGGCAGACTTTTCAATTAAAATTCTCAGCTAAATTTAGCGCCAATTCCTCCATTGCAATCCGCTCTATGGTTCAAGCCGATTTAGGTATAGCTATCTTGCCGGAGTGGCTTATCAAAGAGCAGTTACAAAGCGGAGAGTGCGTTGAACTATTTCCCGATTGGTGTTTGCCAAAGCAAGACATTAACGTGGTTTTTACCGGCGATCATCGTGTGCGACGCCATTGCCGAGCATTGATCGATTATCTCGTCGAACACACCGATTTTTAG